Proteins found in one Pelobates fuscus isolate aPelFus1 chromosome 10, aPelFus1.pri, whole genome shotgun sequence genomic segment:
- the LOC134574667 gene encoding olfactory receptor 5AR1-like — MMSENESNPNEFTVQGFSDLPYLQLPLFITFLSAYLIIVFSNLLIFTSIVLFSHLHTPMYIFLCNLSAIDISYTSTILPKLLAMLLTQCKSISFLDCFIQMYFFLSFACTEVLLLAAMAYDRYVAICHPLHYSILMSPKHCARLVLAVWVMGLLDPVAHTILIANFSYCRSHHIDHIFCDLTSLLKLTCSDTFTIEIWNYIDGALLSVSAFILTLISYVFIISTILNIQSASGRHKAFSTCSSHITCVIIFYGTLICLYMRPISMYSPRQDKFFALLYIILIPVLNPLLYTLKNKDFKNVFKKMNKTLFGSELYFKDVQ, encoded by the coding sequence ATGATGTCAGAAAATGAATCCAATCCAAATGAATTCACTGTACAAGGTTTTTCAGATTTACCATATCTTCAGTTGCctctttttataacttttttatcagCTTATCTCATCATTGTCTTTAGTAATCTTCTCATTTTTACATCTATAGTTTTGTTCTCTCATTTACACACACCCATGTACATCTTCTTGTGTAACCTATCAGCCATTGATATCTCATACACATCAACCATTCTACCCAAACTGTTGGCCATGCTTCTCACTCAGTGTAAGTCCATATCCTTTCTAGACTGCTTTATTCAGATGTATTTTTTCTTGTCCTTTGCTTGTACAGAGGTCTTACTATTGGCCGCCATGGCTTATGATCGCTATGTAGCAATCTGTCACCCTCTTCATTACTCAATTCTTATGAGTCCAAAGCACTGTGCTCGACTTGTACTTGCAGTGTGGGTCATGGGTTTACTCGATCCTGTTGCACATACTATTTTAATTGCTAATTTTTCATATTGTCGTTCACACCATATTGACCACATTTTCTGTGATTTAACTTCATTGCTTAAACTTACCTGTAGTGATACATTTACTATCGAGATATGGAACTACATTGATGGGGCTCTCCTAAGTGTCAGTGCGTTTATACTTACATTGATATCTTATGTGTTTATTATCTCTACTATTCTAAATATACAATCAGCAAGTGGTCGACATAAAGCTTTTTCTACCTGCAGCTCTCACATAACTTGTGTTATTATATTTTATGGAACATTAATCTGTTTGTATATGAGACCAATATCTATGTATTCTCCAAGACAGGACAAGTTTTTTGCTCTTTTATATATCATACTTATTCCAGTGTTGAATCCTCTTCTTTACACCCTGAAGAATAAagactttaaaaatgtttttaaaaagatgAATAAAACATTGTTTGGTTCTGAGCTATATTTTAAAGATGTCCAATAA